In Indicator indicator isolate 239-I01 chromosome 16, UM_Iind_1.1, whole genome shotgun sequence, one genomic interval encodes:
- the CALML4 gene encoding calmodulin-like protein 4: MFDTEGGEKLAKFLSQDQINEFKECFSLYDKKQKGKIKASDLMVVMRCLGASPTPGEVQRHLHLHKIDRNAELDFSTFLNIMYRQMKQEEPESEILMALSMIDRQKEGVITVSELRAKLTRLGEKLSEEEVDDLLKEAKVGPKGTIKYEEFVHSICLPAVDY; this comes from the exons atgtttgacactgaaggtggtgagaaaTTG GCAAAATTTCTGTCCCAGGATCAAATTAATG AGTTCAAGGAATGCTTCTCCCTCTAtgacaagaaacaaaaagggaaGATCAAAGCCTCTGACCTGATGGTAGTGATGAGGTGCCTGGGAGCCAGCCCAACGCCAGGAGAGGTGCAGAGACACCTGCACTTGCACAAGATCG ACAGAAATGCAGAGCTGGATTTCTCCACTTTCCTCAACATCATGTACAGGCAGATGAagcaggaggagcctgagagtgAAATCCTGATGGCTTTGTCCATGATAGACAGGCAGAAGGAAGGTGTCATCACTGTTTCGGAGCTGAGAGCCAAACTCACGAGACTAGGAGAAAAGCTTTCTGAGGAAGAAG TTGATGACCTGCTGAAAGAAGCCAAAGTTGGACCAAAGGGAACAATCAAATATGAAGAGTTTGTCCACAGCATTTGTCTTCCTGCTGTTGACTACTAA
- the CLN6 gene encoding ceroid-lipofuscinosis neuronal protein 6 — protein MQGTARRRPFPVVAPGAPQPAGTLYPGRHGAVKNEDTFKTSPFHLDLWFYFTLQNWVLDFGRPIAMIILPLEWFPLNKPSAGDYFHMAYNVITPFLLLKLIERSPKTLPRSMVYVSIIMFVMGASIHLVGDSVNHRLIFSGYQHHLSVRENPIIKNLKPETLIDSFELLYYYDEYLGHSMWYIPFFLILFIYFTGCFTPVEEESRMPVAALLLMGPSSLYYWYLVTEGQIFILYIFTFFAMMALVMHQKRKGLVLDSNGLFLFYSFIITLVLIALWVVWLWNDKILRKKYPGVIYIPEPWAFYTLHMSNLHAAKESL, from the exons GCATGGAGCAGTCAAGAATGAGGACACCTTCAAGACCTCCCCGTTTCATTTGGATCTGTGGTTCTACTTCACTCTGCAGAACTGGGTGCTGGACTTTGGACGTCCCATTGCAATG ATCATCCTACCTTTGGAGTGGTTTCCTCTGAACAAACCAAGCGCTGGAGACTATTTCCACATGGCTTACAACGTTATCACACCGTTTCTTCTGCTCAAG CTCATTGAGAGATCCCCCAAGACCTTACCAAGATCAATGGTCTATGTCAGCATCATCATGTTTGTCATGGGAGCCAGCATCCACCTGGTGGGAGACTCGGTGAACCATCGCCTGATTTTCAGCGGCTACCAGCATCACCTGTCTGTGAGAGAGAATCCCATCATCAAGAACCTGAAGCCAGAGACCCTG ATTGATTCCTTTGAGCTCCTCTACTACTACGATGAATATTTAGGTCACTCCATGTG GTATATCCCTTTTTTCCTGATACTCTTTATCTATTTCACTGGCTGCTTCACCCCTGTTGAAGAGGAGAGCAGGATGCCAGTGGCTGCCTTGCTTCTGATGGGGCCCAGCAGCCTCTATTACTG gTACCTGGTGACAGAGGGTCAGATCTTCATCCTCTACATCTTCACTTTCTTTGCTATGATGGCTTTAGTGATGCACCAGAAACGCAAAGGACTCGTCCTGGACAGCAATGGGCTCTTTCTCTTCTACTCCTTCATCATCACATTggtcctcattgctctctgggTGGTTTGGCTATGGAATGACAAAATCCTCAGGAAGAAGTACCCTGGTGTCATCTATATCCCTGAGCCCTGGGCATTTTACACCCTGCACATGAGCAACCTCCATGCAGCAAAGGAAAGTTTATAA